One region of Acidobacteriota bacterium genomic DNA includes:
- the otsB gene encoding trehalose-phosphatase, with amino-acid sequence MRLLNPDFNLDHFFDVLTRSNRSALMLDYDGTLAPFVPDRDRAVPYQGIRERLNRLQGVTATRLVIVSGRQAKDIIPLLALDGTPEIWGMHGAERRLPDGTIQVVQLPPEAAAGLDRIDSWAKEAGLTSLVERKATSRAFHWRGLPASEGREIHLRVTGAWSETSATFGLEVHEFDGGLELKVAGIDKARAVDQVIGELPADAPLAYAGDDRTDEDAFAALAGRGLRVLVRTQQRTTAADLWLTPPEELLAFLDRWLQSVE; translated from the coding sequence ATGCGGCTGCTCAATCCCGATTTTAACCTCGACCACTTCTTCGACGTGCTGACCCGGTCGAATCGGTCGGCTCTCATGCTGGATTACGATGGTACGCTGGCACCGTTCGTCCCCGATCGTGATCGGGCCGTACCATACCAGGGCATTCGCGAACGTCTCAACCGCTTGCAGGGCGTGACGGCCACCAGGCTCGTCATCGTAAGCGGTCGCCAGGCCAAGGACATAATCCCGCTGCTTGCTCTCGATGGCACGCCTGAGATCTGGGGAATGCACGGGGCCGAGCGACGTCTCCCCGACGGCACTATTCAGGTCGTGCAACTGCCGCCGGAGGCTGCGGCCGGATTGGACCGGATCGACTCATGGGCAAAAGAAGCCGGCCTGACCTCTTTGGTCGAGAGGAAGGCAACGTCGCGGGCCTTTCACTGGCGCGGACTGCCCGCATCGGAAGGACGCGAGATTCATTTACGCGTTACCGGAGCATGGAGCGAGACGAGCGCGACCTTCGGCCTGGAAGTACACGAGTTCGACGGCGGCCTTGAGTTGAAAGTTGCCGGAATAGACAAGGCCCGTGCCGTCGACCAGGTGATCGGCGAGCTGCCGGCTGATGCCCCGCTGGCTTATGCCGGTGATGATCGCACCGACGAGGATGCGTTTGCGGCCCTGGCCGGCCGCGGGCTGCGAGTGCTGGTGCGAACTCAGCAGCGCACGACCGCCGCCGATCTGTGGCTGACTCCACCGGAAGAATTATTGGCTTTCCTTGACCGGTGGTTGCAATCGGTTGAGTAA
- a CDS encoding ABC transporter ATP-binding protein: MEQSIVNVENVSKSYYRGKLEIPVLRGINLTIPRGEFQVLMGPSGSGKTTLLNLLAGIDRPSAGRVTVSGNEISGMSESALARWRSHHIGFVFQFYNLMPVLNAFGNVELPLLLTRLNKVERRRQVEAALSIVGLQDRMKHYPNQLSGGQEQRVAIARALVTDPNIILADEPTGDLDKQSAEDVMDLLVRLNREYQKTIIVVTHDPRVAEKAHAIQHLDKGELAAA, from the coding sequence ATGGAACAATCGATAGTCAACGTGGAAAACGTTTCCAAATCATATTACCGCGGCAAGCTGGAAATCCCGGTGTTGCGCGGCATAAACCTGACCATTCCTCGCGGAGAGTTTCAGGTCCTCATGGGCCCGTCAGGATCGGGCAAGACCACCCTGCTGAACCTGCTGGCCGGGATCGACCGACCGTCGGCAGGCCGCGTGACCGTTTCCGGCAACGAGATTTCCGGTATGAGCGAGTCGGCTCTGGCCCGCTGGCGCAGCCATCACATCGGCTTTGTGTTCCAGTTTTACAACCTGATGCCCGTCCTGAACGCCTTCGGAAACGTCGAGCTTCCCCTTCTCCTGACCAGGCTGAACAAGGTTGAGCGCAGGCGCCAGGTCGAGGCCGCATTGTCCATAGTCGGCTTGCAGGACCGCATGAAGCATTACCCGAACCAGCTTTCGGGCGGCCAGGAGCAGCGCGTGGCCATCGCGCGCGCCCTGGTGACTGACCCGAACATCATCCTGGCCGACGAGCCCACCGGTGACCTGGATAAGCAGTCCGCCGAGGACGTTATGGACCTGCTCGTCCGCCTCAACCGGGAGTATCAGAAAACCATAATCGTCGTGACGCACGATCCGCGCGTGGCCGAGAAGGCGCACGCCATCCAGCATCTGGATAAAGGGGAGCTGGCAGCCGCGTGA
- a CDS encoding DUF5752 family protein — protein MVTATEKTNMPFEIKDCTLVSRMAGVDTALNLRELRERLLLCPVECLFHHFCETVIRPSFDDPEYRNDFAIWASRGLRDRVLAERLGIINPYVLPDLETLRTMVVDLIDERLSEVQHIPWVQKGDDFRFMQAVTVVFNTNRKLFSPQDLRRKLPRLSLSSIYYHFVEARRRIPDHQDDFTAWLSGFGEGTEALIGALRGIDFYFLTLPELKRRLIGAVENVLSLEPARETSS, from the coding sequence GTGGTAACTGCAACCGAAAAGACTAACATGCCCTTTGAGATCAAGGACTGCACGCTGGTCTCGCGGATGGCCGGAGTTGATACCGCTCTGAATCTCCGGGAACTCAGGGAACGCCTTCTCCTGTGCCCGGTGGAATGCCTTTTTCACCATTTTTGCGAGACCGTGATTCGGCCTTCGTTTGACGACCCGGAGTACCGCAATGACTTTGCCATCTGGGCATCACGCGGTCTGCGCGACCGGGTTCTGGCCGAGCGGCTTGGCATCATTAATCCGTACGTGCTGCCCGATCTGGAGACGCTTCGGACCATGGTGGTCGACCTGATCGATGAACGCCTCAGCGAGGTCCAGCACATTCCGTGGGTTCAGAAGGGCGACGATTTCCGCTTCATGCAGGCGGTTACGGTGGTCTTTAATACCAATCGCAAGCTGTTTTCCCCCCAGGACCTACGCAGGAAGCTGCCACGCCTGAGCCTCAGTTCCATCTACTACCACTTCGTGGAAGCACGCCGTCGGATACCGGACCACCAAGATGACTTCACGGCCTGGCTGAGTGGTTTCGGGGAAGGCACCGAGGCACTGATCGGGGCCCTTCGGGGGATCGATTTTTACTTCCTGACCCTTCCGGAGTTAAAACGCCGTCTTATTGGCGCTGTAGAAAACGTCCTGTCGCTGGAGCCGGCCCGTGAAACGAGTTCTTAG
- a CDS encoding iron-sulfur cluster assembly protein → MAAPTSEAVLDALRSVQDPEIRIGIVDLGLVYDVVIGDGGEVTVKMTLTTPGCPYGEMLMTAAHRAVDQVEGVTKVEIILVWDPPWDPREMCSDLAKDKLGIW, encoded by the coding sequence ATGGCCGCACCGACCAGCGAAGCCGTGCTGGACGCCCTGCGTTCGGTCCAGGATCCGGAGATACGCATCGGCATCGTCGATCTCGGGCTGGTTTATGATGTTGTGATCGGCGACGGGGGCGAAGTTACGGTGAAAATGACCCTCACCACCCCCGGCTGCCCATACGGTGAGATGTTGATGACGGCCGCGCACCGGGCGGTCGACCAGGTGGAAGGTGTTACGAAGGTTGAGATCATCCTGGTCTGGGACCCGCCCTGGGACCCCAGGGAAATGTGCTCCGATCTCGCCAAGGATAAACTCGGCATCTGGTAG
- a CDS encoding glycosyltransferase gives MKRVLRGYEAVAGASAISQLRQLARDVAGAQVVHVNSTRLGGGVAEILNWLVPLMNDLGLNTRWETVEGPPEYYQVTKAFHNGLQGNDVHLTRQMLDLYEQTAAANAESLRPVLEQADFVFIHDPQPAALLELCGNRRGKWIWRCHIDVSRPNRKVWNYLREKVSGYDASVFSMPDFAQSLNHPQFIIAPSIDPLSDKNRELTENEISSTLESLGVPQDLPILTQISRFDRFKDPVGVIQAFTLLNSSINARLVLAGGGATDDPEGAAVLDEVRDCAAGNDRIHILDLPANAHRAINALQRASTIIIQKSTQEGFGLTVTEAMWKGKPVIGGNVGGIRLQVHNHHTGYLVNTPEGAALRIRELLRNPQKTTWMGQTARRFVIENFLLTRHLREYLTLMLGVRKGFANHLMAS, from the coding sequence GTGAAACGAGTTCTTAGAGGCTACGAGGCCGTTGCCGGGGCCAGCGCTATATCTCAGCTCAGGCAACTGGCCAGAGACGTTGCCGGCGCGCAGGTGGTGCACGTGAATTCGACCCGTCTGGGCGGCGGCGTGGCGGAAATCCTCAACTGGCTGGTTCCTCTCATGAACGACCTGGGCCTGAACACCAGGTGGGAAACGGTTGAGGGACCGCCCGAGTATTACCAGGTGACCAAGGCGTTTCACAACGGCCTGCAGGGCAATGATGTCCACCTTACGCGCCAGATGCTGGACCTTTACGAGCAGACGGCGGCGGCCAACGCCGAAAGCCTGCGGCCTGTCCTTGAACAGGCTGACTTTGTATTCATTCATGATCCGCAGCCGGCCGCCCTGCTGGAATTATGCGGCAACCGCCGGGGCAAGTGGATCTGGCGCTGCCATATCGACGTGAGCCGCCCCAACCGCAAAGTCTGGAACTATCTCCGGGAAAAGGTGTCAGGATACGATGCCTCTGTCTTCTCCATGCCGGATTTCGCCCAGTCGCTGAATCATCCCCAGTTCATCATCGCCCCCTCGATCGACCCGCTGAGCGACAAGAATCGCGAACTTACCGAAAATGAGATCTCTTCGACCCTGGAGAGCCTGGGTGTCCCGCAGGACTTACCCATCCTCACCCAGATTTCCCGCTTCGACCGGTTCAAGGACCCGGTCGGCGTCATCCAGGCGTTCACCCTGCTGAACAGTTCGATCAACGCCCGCCTCGTTCTGGCGGGCGGCGGCGCCACTGACGATCCGGAGGGAGCAGCCGTGCTGGACGAAGTGAGAGATTGCGCCGCCGGAAACGATCGGATTCACATTCTGGATCTGCCGGCCAACGCTCACCGGGCCATCAACGCTCTGCAACGGGCCTCGACTATCATAATTCAGAAGTCGACCCAGGAGGGTTTCGGCCTCACGGTGACGGAGGCCATGTGGAAGGGTAAGCCCGTAATCGGAGGCAACGTCGGCGGTATTCGTCTTCAGGTTCACAATCACCATACGGGGTATCTGGTGAACACGCCCGAAGGGGCGGCGTTGCGGATTCGCGAACTGCTGCGCAACCCGCAGAAAACCACCTGGATGGGGCAGACCGCCCGGAGGTTCGTAATCGAGAATTTCCTCCTGACCCGCCACCTCCGCGAATACCTCACCCTGATGCTTGGCGTTCGCAAGGGATTTGCCAATCATCTCATGGCGAGTTAA
- a CDS encoding SUF system NifU family Fe-S cluster assembly protein: MSSSLNEMYRDIILDHYRAPRGRKPLEKSDISSGGQNPACGDEIDMEIELENDVLKDIHVDCRGCAISVASGSMLAEAVKGRTFEEVGKLAEVVRSMLKGEDADLPEELEDLEALQGVRKFPVRIKCALLAWITLIEGLKSYQSGQPAGRTDVTTEDSE; this comes from the coding sequence ATGAGTTCCTCCCTGAACGAAATGTACCGCGACATCATTCTTGACCATTACCGGGCTCCCCGTGGCAGGAAACCGCTGGAAAAATCCGACATCTCCTCAGGCGGGCAGAATCCCGCCTGCGGCGACGAAATCGACATGGAGATTGAACTCGAGAATGACGTTCTGAAGGACATCCACGTCGACTGCCGGGGGTGCGCCATCTCGGTCGCCTCCGGCTCGATGCTGGCCGAAGCGGTCAAGGGGAGGACCTTCGAAGAAGTAGGGAAACTGGCCGAAGTCGTGCGAAGCATGCTCAAGGGCGAGGACGCCGACCTTCCCGAGGAACTCGAGGACCTCGAAGCGCTTCAGGGCGTGCGCAAGTTCCCGGTGCGCATCAAGTGCGCCCTGTTGGCATGGATTACCCTGATTGAAGGTCTGAAAAGCTACCAGAGCGGGCAGCCGGCAGGCAGGACCGACGTGACGACGGAGGACAGCGAATAA
- a CDS encoding cysteine desulfurase: MTPDSSNRPFTVSDRRAGLDVEKIKADFPILDQQVNGHRLIYLDNAATSQKPRAVINAVIEYYRKSNANIHRGLHTLAERATNSYEHTRAHTAGFIGGVRPEEVVFTRGTTESINLVSYSWGDKHVGEGDEIVITEMEHHSNMVPWFMLAKRRKAVLKRIPITVCGHLNLSDIDTIITPRTKVVAVAHMSNVLGTINAVSDIAAAAHARGAVVVADGAQAAAQMPVDVKELGADFYAFSSHKMLGPTGVGVLWGRRDLLDDMTPFNFGGEMIREVRFDRVTWNDLPHKFEAGTPDIAGVIAFDAALTYLEEIGMEHVREHEIQLTRYAIERLSAIKGVEIQGPQDFANRGGAISFTDANIHPHDISTFLDSKGIAIRAGHHCAQPLMRTLGKVATARASLYIYNDEADIDALCEALLEMRRYFGV, translated from the coding sequence ATGACACCGGATTCTTCAAACAGGCCGTTTACGGTAAGCGACAGGCGGGCGGGACTGGACGTAGAGAAAATCAAGGCTGATTTCCCCATCCTGGACCAGCAGGTGAACGGCCATCGCCTGATCTACCTGGACAACGCGGCAACCTCACAGAAACCTCGGGCCGTGATCAACGCGGTCATTGAATACTACCGCAAGAGCAACGCCAACATTCACCGCGGCCTGCACACCCTGGCCGAGCGGGCGACCAATTCATACGAGCACACCCGCGCTCACACGGCCGGCTTCATCGGCGGCGTCAGGCCCGAGGAAGTCGTGTTTACACGAGGCACCACCGAGTCGATCAATCTCGTCTCCTATAGCTGGGGTGATAAGCACGTCGGTGAGGGCGACGAAATCGTCATCACCGAGATGGAACACCACTCCAACATGGTCCCGTGGTTCATGCTGGCGAAAAGAAGGAAGGCCGTGCTCAAGCGGATTCCGATCACCGTCTGCGGTCACCTCAACCTGAGCGATATCGACACCATCATCACGCCGCGCACGAAAGTGGTTGCGGTCGCTCACATGTCCAACGTGCTCGGGACCATCAACGCGGTGTCGGACATCGCCGCGGCAGCCCACGCCAGAGGTGCGGTCGTTGTCGCTGACGGCGCCCAGGCGGCGGCCCAAATGCCAGTCGACGTCAAGGAACTGGGCGCTGATTTCTACGCCTTCTCGTCGCACAAAATGCTCGGGCCGACCGGGGTCGGCGTCCTGTGGGGCAGGCGCGATTTGCTCGATGACATGACCCCGTTCAATTTCGGCGGCGAGATGATTCGCGAGGTGCGCTTTGACCGCGTGACCTGGAACGATTTGCCGCACAAGTTCGAAGCCGGGACGCCTGACATCGCCGGGGTTATCGCTTTCGACGCTGCCCTGACGTACCTGGAAGAAATCGGCATGGAGCACGTGCGCGAACACGAGATCCAGCTGACCCGGTACGCCATCGAACGCCTCTCCGCGATCAAGGGCGTCGAGATCCAGGGACCGCAGGACTTCGCCAACCGCGGCGGCGCGATCTCGTTCACGGACGCGAATATCCATCCGCACGACATCAGCACCTTCCTGGACTCCAAGGGGATCGCCATCCGGGCGGGCCATCACTGTGCCCAGCCCCTTATGCGCACCCTCGGAAAGGTTGCCACCGCCCGCGCCTCCCTTTATATTTACAACGACGAGGCCGACATAGACGCCCTGTGCGAGGCGCTGCTGGAGATGAGGAGATACTTCGGCGTATGA
- a CDS encoding efflux RND transporter periplasmic adaptor subunit has translation MEHSQQKPDVASLRIDSEKKFGDHPRSKAWLWGVVLIVAAASVVGYLILKQAVIPAVQVRTAFARPMSPSQAAAELVATGYVVAQRKAEVASKGTGRLEYLGFEEGDRVQAGETIAALDNEDIRASLELQQANLKRAEVDTLDAGRNYRRQRELLRSGAVTDFELEAAEARYRAALAYVDAMAAAVRVAEVNLDNTYIRAPFSGTVLSKNADVGEIVAPFASSPTSKGSVVTLADMTSLEVEADVSESNIYKVEVGQRCEIVLDAYPAVRYPAYVKKIVPTADRARATVLTKVAFTEIDARVLPEMSARVTFLPNSAQPDSSVQTSALVIPREAVTVRDGGRLVFRVDGGRVSAVAVSIGRDLGTVVEVTGGLEAGDQVVLSPPGKMKTGQKIEVST, from the coding sequence ATGGAACACAGTCAGCAAAAGCCCGATGTTGCGTCACTGCGCATAGACAGCGAAAAGAAGTTCGGCGACCATCCCCGGAGCAAAGCGTGGTTGTGGGGCGTGGTTCTCATTGTCGCGGCTGCGTCCGTGGTCGGTTATTTGATACTAAAGCAGGCCGTCATACCGGCGGTGCAGGTCAGGACGGCATTTGCGCGCCCGATGAGCCCTTCACAGGCTGCGGCTGAGCTGGTCGCAACGGGCTATGTAGTGGCTCAACGCAAGGCCGAGGTGGCCTCCAAAGGGACCGGTCGCCTGGAGTACCTGGGGTTCGAGGAAGGCGATCGGGTTCAGGCCGGTGAGACGATCGCCGCCCTGGACAACGAGGACATCAGGGCCAGCCTGGAACTTCAACAGGCCAACCTGAAGAGGGCGGAGGTCGACACGCTCGATGCGGGCCGCAACTATCGCCGACAGAGAGAACTGCTTCGTTCCGGCGCGGTCACCGATTTTGAGCTCGAAGCCGCCGAGGCTCGCTACAGAGCGGCGCTGGCTTACGTCGACGCCATGGCGGCGGCCGTCCGGGTAGCCGAGGTCAATCTTGACAACACTTACATCCGGGCGCCCTTCAGCGGCACGGTACTGAGCAAGAATGCCGACGTCGGCGAGATCGTGGCGCCGTTTGCCTCCTCTCCCACGTCCAAGGGCTCAGTCGTGACGCTTGCCGACATGACCTCGCTCGAAGTTGAAGCCGATGTCTCGGAGTCAAACATATACAAGGTGGAGGTCGGCCAACGCTGTGAGATAGTGCTCGATGCATATCCCGCTGTGCGCTACCCTGCTTACGTGAAGAAGATCGTCCCGACGGCCGACCGCGCCCGTGCGACCGTGCTAACAAAGGTGGCTTTCACTGAGATAGACGCGCGCGTGCTGCCGGAAATGTCGGCCCGTGTGACTTTTCTGCCGAACTCCGCGCAGCCCGACTCGAGCGTGCAGACTTCCGCCCTGGTCATACCCAGAGAAGCGGTCACCGTTCGTGACGGCGGCCGTCTGGTGTTTCGTGTCGACGGTGGGCGGGTTTCAGCGGTTGCAGTCTCAATCGGCCGCGACCTGGGCACGGTGGTCGAAGTCACCGGCGGACTGGAGGCAGGCGACCAGGTGGTTCTGTCACCTCCCGGCAAAATGAAGACCGGTCAGAAAATCGAAGTATCAACCTGA
- a CDS encoding ABC transporter permease: MLVLLHYSLRNSFARRLTFILTLTGIALVVLVFCAVLMLSHGLTQALVETGEAPNLVVLRQSASTEIVSILGRDQADVVKADPAIAVSRSGRPLLAAEMVVLINQPKRSGSAESNITVRGVSDLSMEIRPGVKLAEGRMWRPGTSEIIAGIKVAQNFKGCGLGETVRFGMRDWTVVGLFEADGSGFESEIWGDVDQLMDAFQRPVYSSFILRLDNPADGDLLKTRLESDPRLTVEVMPEIEYYRRQSRSFTTFIEILGMAISIIFSLGAIVGAMITAYAAVANRMREIGTLRALGFGRSTVLATFLVESSFVGLAGGLAGVLLANVLQLRDVSTTNFATFAEISFSFSISPAIAVKALVFSLIMGIAGGFLPAVRASRLRIVNTLRHK; encoded by the coding sequence ATGCTCGTACTGCTCCATTACTCCCTGCGCAACAGCTTTGCCCGCAGGCTCACGTTTATCCTGACCCTCACTGGAATCGCCCTGGTGGTTCTCGTCTTCTGCGCGGTACTCATGCTCTCGCACGGTTTGACTCAGGCCCTGGTGGAGACAGGCGAGGCGCCCAACCTGGTGGTCCTCCGCCAGTCGGCCAGCACCGAGATCGTCTCCATACTCGGGCGAGACCAGGCCGACGTTGTAAAAGCTGACCCGGCCATCGCCGTCAGCCGGTCCGGAAGGCCCCTGCTGGCCGCCGAGATGGTAGTCCTGATAAACCAGCCAAAACGTTCAGGCAGTGCCGAAAGTAACATAACCGTTCGCGGCGTAAGCGACCTCTCAATGGAGATCCGCCCGGGCGTGAAGCTTGCCGAGGGGCGGATGTGGCGTCCCGGGACCTCGGAGATCATCGCCGGAATCAAGGTGGCGCAGAATTTCAAAGGCTGCGGCCTGGGTGAAACCGTCAGGTTCGGCATGCGCGACTGGACGGTCGTGGGGCTGTTCGAGGCGGACGGGTCCGGCTTTGAATCGGAAATCTGGGGTGATGTCGACCAGCTCATGGACGCCTTTCAGCGGCCGGTCTACTCATCTTTTATTCTGCGGCTCGACAATCCGGCCGACGGCGATCTTCTGAAAACCAGGCTGGAATCAGACCCTCGGCTCACGGTCGAGGTGATGCCGGAGATTGAGTACTATCGTCGCCAGTCCCGGTCGTTCACGACTTTCATCGAGATTCTCGGCATGGCCATCTCCATCATATTCTCCCTCGGTGCGATAGTCGGGGCCATGATCACCGCCTACGCGGCGGTGGCCAACCGGATGCGGGAAATCGGCACCCTGCGTGCTCTCGGCTTCGGCCGTTCGACGGTCCTGGCGACCTTTCTGGTGGAATCGTCATTTGTCGGTCTCGCCGGGGGACTGGCGGGCGTTCTGCTGGCCAATGTTTTGCAGCTGCGTGACGTTTCGACGACGAATTTCGCGACTTTCGCCGAGATATCGTTTTCCTTCTCCATATCGCCCGCCATCGCCGTCAAGGCCCTCGTATTCTCGCTGATAATGGGCATTGCCGGCGGCTTCCTGCCGGCGGTGCGGGCATCCCGGCTGCGAATTGTGAATACGTTGAGACATAAATGA
- a CDS encoding FtsX-like permease family protein, with translation MRVFQLIVKNATRHSLRTSLTILGVAIAVTAFCVIRSAIDAWYLNSRAASPDRLIVRNAVSLIFDLPLAYVDRIADVPGVTGVTHSTWFNGIYIDEKNFFAKFAVDHTTFFDLYPEYVIPPDQWEAFTRERNAAIVGRRLADRFGWEPGDAVRIIGDIYPGNWDFIIRGVYTGARDDINESQWFFRYDYIDERMKSEAPARAGHIGAIAVKTDDPGRAPEMSRAIDALFKNSLAETRTETEEAFRLSFVSMSSQIILGLRVISLLVIGVILLVLANTMAMAARERTNEYALLKTLGFRPFHIIGLVFGESVFVAASGAVLGLALAFLVLPLLEAGAGGFLPRIPLTETTLIFGAAAALAVGLLAAVFPTLRALLTPVVDGLRPID, from the coding sequence GTGAGGGTCTTTCAACTCATAGTGAAAAACGCCACCCGGCACTCCCTGCGGACGTCGCTTACGATCCTCGGGGTGGCTATAGCGGTCACGGCCTTTTGCGTGATCCGGAGCGCCATCGACGCCTGGTATCTGAACTCGCGGGCGGCCTCGCCCGACCGGCTGATCGTGCGGAACGCCGTGTCGCTCATCTTTGATCTGCCCCTTGCCTATGTCGACAGGATAGCCGACGTGCCGGGTGTCACTGGTGTCACGCATTCGACGTGGTTCAACGGCATCTACATCGACGAGAAGAATTTCTTCGCCAAATTTGCAGTCGACCACACGACCTTTTTCGACCTGTACCCGGAATACGTCATCCCGCCCGATCAGTGGGAAGCCTTCACCAGGGAGCGCAACGCCGCGATCGTAGGGCGCCGTCTCGCCGACCGGTTCGGCTGGGAGCCGGGTGACGCGGTGCGCATAATCGGCGACATCTACCCCGGGAACTGGGATTTCATAATTCGGGGCGTGTATACGGGCGCGCGTGACGATATCAACGAGTCACAGTGGTTCTTCCGCTACGACTATATTGACGAGCGAATGAAATCCGAGGCGCCCGCGCGGGCCGGACACATAGGGGCCATTGCCGTCAAAACCGATGACCCGGGTCGGGCCCCCGAAATGTCCCGGGCGATAGACGCGTTGTTCAAAAACTCCTTGGCCGAGACCAGGACCGAAACCGAAGAAGCCTTCCGCCTGTCGTTCGTCTCCATGTCGAGCCAGATAATTCTTGGCCTGCGAGTCATTTCGCTACTGGTCATCGGCGTTATCCTCCTCGTGCTGGCAAACACCATGGCCATGGCGGCCAGGGAGCGAACCAACGAGTACGCTCTTCTGAAGACGCTTGGCTTTCGCCCCTTCCACATCATCGGCCTGGTTTTTGGAGAGTCAGTTTTCGTCGCCGCGTCCGGTGCCGTCCTCGGACTGGCCCTGGCGTTCCTGGTGCTGCCGCTGCTGGAAGCCGGCGCCGGGGGGTTCCTGCCCAGAATACCACTGACCGAGACAACCCTGATATTCGGTGCGGCCGCCGCCCTGGCGGTGGGCCTGCTTGCGGCCGTCTTCCCCACCCTGCGAGCACTCCTGACACCGGTAGTGGACGGCCTGCGGCCTATCGACTGA